The Nitrospirota bacterium genome contains a region encoding:
- a CDS encoding M48 family metallopeptidase: MKECVGYLLQYLNLRHMKRQGLSVPPEIEGQVGLELLKKTRDYEEDKTRFSFISSLSGNGVTVLFLFGGLLNAYNSWIVSLQWSFIFSGLVFFLLLSYAGSFLSIPFSLYSTFSIEKKYGFNTMTPRLWISDFLKSLLLSTVLSAALISAGLWMIQLSPEHWWIWVWGFFLVFSLFIMYISPYVIEPLFNKFTPIDEAGLEDRIREMMARVNIKVSSVFKMDASRRSRHTNAYFSGIGKVKRIILYDTLLENMNQEEILAVLAHEAGHWKRRHILKMIVMAEIISFIGIYFSFRVLRSDFLTQLFMVEQGTLFAKVLVLGFMASILAFPFTPLGSYISRRFEKEADRFSFQLTGNREAMASALIKLSKDNLSNLHPHPVYAAFYYSHPPVVERIRNIRKGALKGHSPSGVLKKTHGDTDGSDGLPK; this comes from the coding sequence ATGAAAGAATGTGTCGGATACCTTCTGCAGTATCTGAATCTCCGTCACATGAAAAGACAAGGGCTGTCGGTGCCGCCGGAAATCGAGGGGCAGGTCGGTCTTGAACTGCTGAAAAAGACACGGGATTACGAGGAAGACAAGACGCGGTTTAGCTTCATTTCATCCCTGTCAGGAAATGGAGTGACAGTACTGTTCCTCTTCGGGGGACTTTTGAATGCCTATAATTCCTGGATCGTCTCTCTGCAATGGTCTTTTATCTTTTCCGGGCTGGTGTTTTTTCTTCTCCTGAGCTATGCAGGCTCGTTTCTGTCCATCCCGTTCAGCCTGTACAGTACCTTCAGTATAGAGAAAAAATACGGGTTCAATACCATGACTCCCAGATTATGGATATCTGATTTTCTGAAATCCCTGCTTCTCTCGACTGTTCTGAGCGCTGCCCTGATCTCCGCGGGACTTTGGATGATTCAGCTCAGCCCAGAGCACTGGTGGATATGGGTCTGGGGGTTTTTTCTCGTCTTCAGCCTTTTCATCATGTATATTTCACCTTATGTCATAGAGCCCCTCTTCAATAAATTCACGCCAATAGATGAGGCTGGTCTGGAGGACAGGATCAGGGAAATGATGGCGCGTGTGAACATTAAGGTAAGCAGTGTTTTCAAAATGGATGCTTCCAGAAGGAGCAGGCATACGAATGCATACTTCTCAGGGATCGGAAAGGTGAAGCGGATCATTCTCTATGACACGCTGCTCGAAAACATGAACCAGGAGGAAATACTCGCAGTGCTTGCCCATGAAGCAGGACACTGGAAAAGAAGACACATTCTGAAAATGATCGTCATGGCCGAAATCATCTCGTTCATCGGTATCTATTTCTCCTTCCGGGTGCTCCGGTCAGATTTTCTCACGCAACTGTTCATGGTCGAGCAGGGAACGTTATTTGCAAAAGTCCTGGTGCTCGGGTTCATGGCAAGTATTTTGGCCTTCCCGTTCACTCCCCTGGGCAGTTACATTTCCAGACGTTTTGAAAAAGAAGCTGACAGGTTTTCTTTCCAGCTTACGGGAAACCGGGAGGCCATGGCGAGCGCACTGATAAAGCTCTCAAAAGACAACCTTTCGAACCTCCATCCCCATCCGGTCTATGCGGCATTTTATTATTCACATCCCCCTGTTGTTGAGCGGATACGGAATATCAGGAAAGGCGCCCTGAAAGGGCATTCCCCTTCCGGCGTGTTGAAAAAGACACATGGGGATACAGACGGATCAGATGGATTGCCGAAATAA
- a CDS encoding signal peptidase I, whose protein sequence is MKIFSRHNPPDLTGDLATPYTSALFKEILRSGLTLRVKVTGRSMAPFLNGGEVLTIKQIPVPSLQVGDLIFFTAADNSLLLHRVVRMQRREKVNIVQTKGDALRGLDDPVCAENILGKVISVERCGAGGRKTSLDMESFPRRISNYLIAKKSLVKSNFFVMIQRCSISPSLRSFVKKTFL, encoded by the coding sequence TTGAAAATTTTCTCTCGGCATAACCCGCCAGATCTTACCGGAGACCTTGCTACCCCATACACATCTGCGCTTTTCAAAGAAATCCTGCGCAGCGGACTGACTCTCAGGGTGAAGGTAACCGGCCGCAGCATGGCTCCTTTTCTGAACGGAGGAGAAGTCCTGACAATCAAACAAATTCCCGTTCCTTCATTGCAGGTTGGTGATCTGATCTTTTTCACCGCAGCAGACAATTCCTTACTGCTCCACAGGGTCGTCAGAATGCAGCGGAGAGAGAAGGTGAATATTGTTCAGACAAAGGGAGATGCCTTAAGGGGGCTGGATGACCCGGTTTGTGCGGAGAATATCCTCGGGAAGGTGATCAGCGTGGAGAGATGTGGTGCAGGAGGCAGAAAAACATCTCTTGATATGGAATCCTTTCCCCGCAGAATCAGCAATTATCTCATTGCGAAGAAAAGCCTTGTAAAATCAAATTTTTTTGTAATGATCCAGCGGTGTTCAATCTCCCCCTCATTGCGCAGCTTCGTCAAAAAAACCTTTCTCTGA
- a CDS encoding radical SAM protein — protein MECSTSTLSNKEYFQWFSNRLTALRVPLSGTLDITHRCNLRCVHCYIPAAQKNGMSEMDTGHLLSVIDDVTAAGCLDILITGGEPLLRKDFPDIYRHIKLNGILVSVFTNGTLITDDVAALFRELPPQSVEISVYGATAATYEHITGIKDSFEKCLAGITTLLEHNIAVRLKTILMTLNRHEFHAMENLARSLGVKFRFDPAIFPCFDGDQSPLTLRVPPEDAVAFEFADDDRSRDWKDFYAGYSDTSSLETVYYCGAGVTDFYIDPNGILQPCLMPTELGFDLREGGFIEGWNMVIPRLMEKKPASDHVCRACSNRILCGYCPAFFRLENNSEDAPSAYLCALGRSRFQMIQEIP, from the coding sequence ATGGAATGTTCGACCTCAACTCTCAGCAATAAGGAATATTTCCAATGGTTCAGCAACAGGCTCACAGCCCTGCGTGTTCCTTTATCCGGAACCCTGGACATTACGCATCGCTGCAACCTCAGGTGCGTGCACTGTTATATCCCTGCTGCGCAAAAAAACGGCATGAGCGAGATGGACACAGGGCATCTGTTGTCTGTCATCGATGACGTGACAGCCGCAGGCTGCCTTGATATCCTGATTACCGGCGGGGAACCGCTGTTGCGCAAGGATTTCCCTGATATCTACAGGCACATAAAACTGAACGGCATACTGGTGAGTGTCTTTACGAACGGGACGCTGATAACCGATGACGTGGCTGCCCTGTTTAGAGAACTGCCTCCCCAGTCCGTTGAGATAAGCGTGTACGGAGCCACTGCCGCAACGTACGAACATATCACCGGCATAAAGGACTCATTTGAAAAATGCCTTGCAGGGATCACAACACTGCTCGAACATAACATCGCAGTAAGACTCAAAACCATTCTCATGACCCTGAACCGCCATGAGTTTCATGCCATGGAAAACCTTGCGAGAAGTCTGGGAGTAAAGTTCCGGTTTGACCCGGCAATATTTCCGTGTTTTGACGGCGATCAATCACCCCTAACCCTTCGCGTCCCTCCAGAAGATGCAGTTGCGTTCGAATTCGCAGACGATGACAGAAGCAGGGACTGGAAGGATTTCTATGCGGGATATTCTGATACTTCATCGCTGGAAACGGTCTATTATTGCGGTGCCGGCGTTACGGATTTCTATATCGATCCAAACGGCATTCTCCAGCCCTGTCTGATGCCAACGGAACTTGGTTTCGACCTCAGAGAAGGGGGATTTATTGAGGGATGGAATATGGTCATCCCCCGACTCATGGAGAAAAAACCTGCATCAGACCATGTCTGCAGGGCATGCAGCAACAGAATCTTGTGCGGATACTGCCCGGCCTTTTTCAGGCTCGAGAACAATTCCGAAGATGCTCCTTCCGCATATCTCTGTGCCCTCGGCAGATCCCGTTTTCAGATGATACAAGAAATTCCCTAA
- a CDS encoding PqqD family protein codes for MHTDGRIWSETFVKKEDIVHRSIAGETILVPVKGKLADMQRIFALNPVAAFVWNQLDGRKTLGDIRSETISHFEGGQGQADADIEEFIAQLLKEGLILRKE; via the coding sequence ATGCATACTGACGGCAGAATCTGGTCGGAAACCTTTGTAAAGAAGGAGGACATTGTTCACCGCTCGATCGCGGGAGAAACCATCCTTGTTCCGGTCAAGGGAAAACTGGCTGATATGCAGAGGATTTTTGCACTGAATCCTGTGGCTGCATTCGTGTGGAATCAGCTGGATGGCAGAAAAACGCTCGGTGATATCCGGAGTGAAACCATCAGCCACTTTGAGGGCGGCCAGGGGCAGGCAGATGCCGATATCGAGGAGTTCATCGCCCAGCTTCTGAAAGAAGGGTTGATTCTCAGAAAAGAATAA
- a CDS encoding C25 family cysteine peptidase, with protein sequence MYLKKHNRHKGILSLAGLFSFLAVLSITALPAYAGFNDCAIDWNKFNSPGYTADYTYKGQIIRDHESTGSGDPSHGQANVPPEATDLASGATSSINPGPNATPSFGYYDGDTQYDPTNLSTMNDDYIFFRMRLTGDPSTNKNDFKSYHWNVLFDIDADGYKEYWIDIDGGYDSTSKDYDRLQVLYDNRNSQILNPDEQGVRVNFFRAYNRDIAGSCPVGSPGRSHTRVIPANDGTGDYFIEEQIPMTAFKDSNGNQLLYPDSPVAFVFSTGASNQDPLQKDWMMDLNYLSDADPITFGDIIIPQGTPIIEFADVNLNFVSLYSIGANVYIYLNDRFANRNPGVEEFVDVTVTDPVTGDDEVVRLRETGPNTGIFVNKGTGSTILQTVVSDGNFNNSDNSGSLEVLSKNTIYVSYTNSRAYTVTDKAVMLGTCDALIQFTRANGLPSENFVLTNNQWTSDKLYVTITDFSANTNPNTQQTITVSLSGNDSQTLTLTETGNNTGVFRNTAGLNTMIAVLPILPNDSLWEDNDGGAVTATYNYQCGGSSRTETTRATLFVVPGGGRVYFTDIGGTLDVELYGPGQQVYLKVVDFTNCAGGTAPIALTVTITSSSGDSESVTLRETSPGSGVFRNIPSLLTTATFTGTFVRNNGLLEASDRDILTVTYQDCNDGDNEPTNNNKTDTAKYNAPAIVINEVLFYPEKIVEQSCQTEYVQLYNASTAAVNVTGYRITDGDGFTFTIPQFNNADIMLASRQKLYVFLYEIVPQHQEVNGTYYLFAQSYNKYCAVSNTPCATDSNCSGGDDVCISFPSDDFGDPRNSSPSDQILLYNSGGEVVDYVAWSSTITLDTDFLGDDSPAVAKGIWQDDAFVNVSTVSPGWSIRRTSDGFDSNTTNDWSYNQTAKICEQLVITRAVISSFSAGVENGRTVVTWTTASETGTVGFYLYRLDKASGEYLQVNDRLLPGLLTAPQGGTYRYVDNNAFAGNSYEYLLVEIESSGKNNTYGPYRVQANNHLSAFGMSGKRHAGYSRTAHELSARRVSQATAGILAGGTIQDTEKSRYSALSRKPSPSLPPAPAAPNQTAAAKITVGENGLYFINKADISFLLQGGTANPALSSQLSLKNRGKDHAYLVADNNAGIYFYGVGIESLYTDKNVYRLEKGKAMLMESISGRSPVPASVVQTFFDTVHYEEDLWTATGLFTDPESDYWLWDYIVADDPDWGSISIDINAGGVAGVSGSAILTVNLVGATNTDHHVSVSMNGTEIGESTWYGAKPHTFSVSFSQSHLTDGNNTVRLNGLLDAGVPYSIVYIDSLDLSYHRLYRAENDQLLARANGNPVVTAEGFTDPKILVFDVTRPDKVKLIQGTTIDSKGPGNYRASFMPSSPASVYFILSSKAIKSPLSVLADHPSQLRSRTNSADYLVITPKELKGASQALADYRKSQGLKTAVVEIEDIMDEFSDSIFSPEAIRKFLAYAYYSWNKAPRYVALAGKGTEDYKDRLGYGTNLMPPFIIGTPDGLFPSDNRYADVNGDHVPEMSIGRLPAVSSQELQNLLNKIISYESSSGGDWKNRILMLADYPEPGGNFPADSDAVAALVPSQYTTEKIYLSDHSVSEARSLTLNGINRGAVVLNYIGHAGFDRLSQDGLLTTDDVALMNNMERLPVLTAMTCLTGDHTVPGLDTLGEALILKQNGGAIAVFSPSGMSMNPEAVALDKAFFQSYLVDNTKVLGDIVRKTLEKGGIMGVSGYIMDLYGVTGDPALRLK encoded by the coding sequence ATGTACCTGAAGAAACACAATAGGCACAAGGGGATTCTTTCCCTTGCAGGACTGTTTTCTTTCCTGGCTGTACTCTCGATTACAGCCCTTCCCGCATATGCCGGCTTTAACGACTGTGCGATTGACTGGAACAAGTTCAACAGTCCGGGATATACCGCAGATTATACCTATAAGGGCCAGATCATACGCGATCATGAGTCAACAGGCTCCGGAGACCCCTCTCACGGGCAGGCGAATGTCCCGCCAGAAGCAACTGACCTTGCTTCCGGCGCCACATCATCGATTAATCCCGGGCCAAACGCCACGCCTTCTTTCGGGTACTACGACGGAGACACTCAATATGATCCGACAAATCTCTCTACAATGAATGACGATTACATCTTTTTCCGCATGCGCCTGACCGGAGACCCTTCCACAAACAAAAACGATTTCAAATCATACCACTGGAATGTGCTGTTTGACATTGATGCAGACGGGTACAAGGAATACTGGATCGACATTGACGGAGGATACGATTCGACAAGTAAGGACTACGACAGGCTTCAGGTGCTGTACGACAACCGCAACAGCCAGATCCTCAACCCGGACGAGCAGGGTGTCAGGGTAAATTTTTTCAGGGCATATAACAGAGACATCGCCGGGTCCTGCCCCGTAGGATCTCCGGGAAGGTCCCATACCCGGGTAATACCGGCAAACGACGGCACCGGGGACTATTTTATCGAGGAGCAGATCCCTATGACCGCGTTCAAGGACAGCAACGGCAACCAGTTGCTGTATCCCGATTCCCCTGTTGCCTTCGTCTTCTCGACCGGAGCATCGAATCAGGATCCTTTGCAGAAGGACTGGATGATGGATCTGAATTATCTCTCTGACGCAGATCCGATCACATTCGGTGACATCATCATCCCCCAGGGCACACCGATTATCGAATTTGCCGATGTCAACCTCAATTTTGTCAGTCTCTATTCGATCGGCGCCAATGTGTATATTTATCTGAATGACCGTTTTGCGAATAGAAATCCAGGTGTTGAGGAGTTTGTAGATGTAACGGTTACGGATCCCGTCACCGGAGATGATGAAGTGGTCAGGCTCCGTGAAACAGGCCCGAATACCGGAATTTTTGTCAATAAGGGAACAGGCAGCACCATACTCCAGACGGTAGTATCTGACGGCAACTTCAATAACAGCGATAACAGCGGCTCCCTTGAAGTGCTTTCAAAAAATACCATATATGTCTCCTATACAAATTCAAGGGCATATACCGTGACAGACAAGGCGGTCATGCTCGGGACCTGCGATGCGTTAATTCAGTTCACCCGTGCAAACGGACTTCCCTCGGAGAATTTCGTCCTCACAAACAACCAGTGGACCAGCGATAAGCTCTATGTAACGATTACGGATTTTTCTGCCAATACCAACCCGAACACCCAGCAGACAATCACTGTCAGCCTCTCGGGAAATGACAGCCAGACACTGACGCTGACCGAGACCGGAAATAATACCGGGGTCTTCCGCAACACTGCAGGACTGAATACAATGATTGCCGTGTTACCCATTCTTCCGAATGACAGTCTCTGGGAGGACAATGACGGCGGTGCGGTCACTGCAACCTATAACTACCAGTGCGGCGGCTCCTCGCGCACTGAAACCACGAGGGCAACCCTTTTCGTTGTCCCCGGCGGAGGAAGGGTATATTTTACTGACATCGGCGGCACACTTGACGTTGAACTCTACGGCCCCGGTCAGCAGGTCTATCTGAAGGTAGTCGATTTTACGAACTGCGCCGGGGGTACAGCACCGATCGCATTAACCGTCACGATCACGAGTTCCAGCGGAGACTCCGAATCGGTCACCCTCCGTGAGACCTCTCCGGGGTCGGGAGTTTTCAGAAATATACCCTCTCTGCTTACAACCGCAACTTTTACCGGAACGTTTGTACGCAACAATGGTCTCCTCGAAGCGTCCGACAGGGATATCCTCACGGTCACCTATCAGGACTGCAATGACGGAGATAATGAACCCACAAACAATAATAAAACAGATACCGCAAAATATAATGCCCCTGCGATCGTCATCAATGAGGTGCTTTTTTATCCGGAAAAAATCGTGGAACAAAGCTGTCAGACTGAATATGTGCAGCTCTACAATGCCTCAACTGCAGCGGTCAATGTAACAGGTTACAGGATTACCGACGGCGACGGGTTCACGTTTACCATCCCGCAGTTCAACAATGCGGACATCATGCTGGCTTCCCGGCAGAAACTCTATGTCTTCCTGTACGAAATAGTGCCGCAGCATCAAGAGGTGAATGGCACATACTATCTTTTTGCGCAATCGTATAATAAGTATTGCGCGGTATCGAACACTCCCTGCGCCACTGACAGCAACTGTTCAGGCGGTGATGATGTGTGCATTTCTTTCCCGTCCGATGATTTCGGAGACCCGCGGAACTCCTCCCCATCAGACCAGATACTGCTCTATAATTCCGGAGGAGAGGTTGTAGACTATGTGGCATGGAGTTCCACCATCACCCTGGATACCGATTTTCTGGGAGACGATTCTCCTGCGGTCGCAAAAGGGATATGGCAGGACGATGCATTTGTGAATGTAAGCACCGTATCTCCCGGCTGGTCGATCAGGAGAACATCCGACGGATTCGACAGCAACACCACGAACGACTGGAGCTACAATCAGACGGCAAAGATCTGTGAGCAGCTCGTAATCACCCGTGCGGTCATATCCTCATTCTCGGCAGGAGTTGAGAACGGCAGGACAGTGGTAACCTGGACAACTGCATCTGAAACAGGTACTGTCGGATTCTATCTCTACCGCCTGGATAAGGCATCGGGGGAATATCTGCAGGTCAATGACAGACTTCTTCCGGGACTGCTCACTGCTCCCCAGGGAGGCACCTACAGATATGTGGACAACAATGCATTTGCCGGCAACTCCTATGAGTATCTGCTTGTCGAGATTGAATCAAGCGGGAAAAACAACACCTATGGACCATACCGAGTACAGGCAAACAATCACCTCTCAGCATTCGGCATGAGCGGAAAACGGCATGCCGGATACAGCAGGACTGCACATGAGCTCTCTGCCCGCCGCGTCTCACAGGCAACAGCCGGAATCCTCGCAGGCGGAACAATTCAGGACACAGAGAAATCAAGGTATTCCGCACTTTCCCGCAAACCGTCTCCCTCGCTCCCGCCCGCCCCTGCCGCCCCGAATCAGACGGCAGCCGCCAAGATAACGGTAGGAGAAAACGGTCTCTATTTCATCAATAAGGCTGATATCTCTTTCCTGCTCCAGGGCGGCACTGCAAATCCTGCGCTAAGCAGTCAGTTGAGCCTCAAGAACCGTGGAAAGGATCACGCCTATTTGGTTGCTGATAACAACGCAGGAATCTATTTCTACGGGGTGGGTATTGAAAGCCTTTATACCGACAAGAATGTCTACCGGCTTGAAAAAGGCAAAGCAATGCTCATGGAGAGCATCTCCGGAAGGAGCCCTGTTCCTGCTTCTGTTGTACAGACATTTTTCGATACAGTCCATTATGAGGAAGACCTCTGGACCGCAACAGGCCTATTCACTGATCCTGAGTCCGATTACTGGCTATGGGACTATATAGTCGCTGACGACCCCGACTGGGGCAGCATCAGCATTGATATCAATGCGGGCGGAGTTGCCGGGGTATCCGGCAGTGCGATCCTTACCGTCAACCTCGTGGGCGCGACGAACACAGACCATCATGTGTCTGTAAGCATGAATGGCACCGAAATCGGGGAAAGCACCTGGTATGGCGCCAAGCCGCACACTTTCAGCGTCTCTTTCAGCCAGTCACACCTGACCGACGGGAATAATACCGTGAGACTGAACGGTCTGCTCGACGCAGGTGTCCCTTACAGCATCGTGTATATCGATTCCCTTGATCTGAGCTATCACCGGCTCTACAGAGCGGAAAATGATCAGTTGCTCGCCAGAGCAAACGGGAATCCTGTAGTGACTGCCGAAGGATTTACCGACCCGAAAATCCTTGTTTTCGATGTCACCAGACCGGACAAGGTCAAACTCATACAAGGAACGACAATTGACAGTAAAGGACCCGGCAATTACCGCGCAAGTTTCATGCCGTCATCCCCTGCTTCTGTATATTTTATACTCTCGTCCAAAGCCATCAAATCTCCTCTTTCTGTCCTTGCGGACCATCCTTCCCAGCTCAGGAGCAGGACAAACAGCGCCGATTATCTGGTCATCACCCCGAAGGAACTCAAGGGAGCATCACAGGCGCTTGCAGACTACCGGAAATCCCAGGGACTGAAAACCGCAGTGGTAGAGATAGAAGACATCATGGACGAATTCAGCGACAGTATCTTTTCACCTGAGGCAATCAGGAAATTCCTCGCATATGCCTACTACAGCTGGAATAAGGCACCCCGCTATGTCGCGCTTGCAGGAAAGGGCACGGAAGATTACAAGGACAGGCTCGGATACGGAACGAATCTCATGCCTCCTTTCATCATCGGCACACCTGACGGCCTGTTCCCTTCAGACAACCGTTATGCTGACGTAAACGGAGATCATGTGCCTGAGATGTCGATAGGCAGACTGCCTGCGGTTTCCTCACAGGAACTCCAGAATCTGCTGAATAAAATAATTTCCTATGAAAGCTCGTCAGGCGGAGACTGGAAGAACCGTATTCTCATGCTTGCCGATTATCCTGAACCCGGAGGGAATTTCCCTGCAGACAGCGATGCGGTTGCTGCGCTTGTACCTTCCCAGTATACGACAGAAAAAATCTATCTCTCTGACCATTCCGTGTCGGAAGCACGGAGTCTTACCCTGAACGGCATCAACCGCGGGGCCGTGGTGCTGAATTATATCGGTCACGCGGGCTTCGACCGGCTGTCCCAGGACGGTCTCCTGACAACAGATGATGTTGCCTTAATGAATAACATGGAGCGTCTCCCTGTTCTGACCGCCATGACCTGCCTTACCGGAGACCATACGGTCCCCGGGCTGGATACATTGGGTGAAGCGCTGATCCTGAAACAGAACGGGGGAGCTATTGCGGTGTTCTCACCAAGCGGGATGTCCATGAATCCTGAAGCGGTCGCTCTGGACAAGGCGTTTTTCCAGTCATATCTTGTGGACAATACAAAAGTCCTCGGAGACATTGTCCGCAAGACCCTGGAAAAGGGTGGCATAATGGGTGTCTCCGGATATATAATGGACTTATACGGCGTTACCGGTGACCCGGCACTGAGACTAAAATAG
- a CDS encoding TraB/GumN family protein: MKKYRNGILSLVLVLLVLGVCVPLLHAGSGDDKSFLWEVRSEESTLYLLGSIHFMKKDAYPLGETIRNAFEKADILVVEANIDDVSKADMQKLLETAFYPGNDSLQNHVSGETYELVKKKFEQFNIPPLILDRQKPWILALTLESLELAGLGYTPEYGIDMHFLTLASGKKKIRELESIDSQIALLSGFPDRDQEALLLYTMKNLESFGKEVDGLVAAWRSGDAERMESLIIKSIPDDQRLAAIYEKIIFERNTSMTARIEDFLRTKESYFVIVGAGHLVGSRGIIERLKQKGYRVTQR; the protein is encoded by the coding sequence ATGAAAAAATACCGCAACGGAATTCTGTCTCTGGTTCTTGTCCTCCTTGTGCTCGGCGTATGCGTCCCTCTACTCCATGCGGGTTCCGGTGATGACAAGAGTTTTCTCTGGGAAGTCCGTTCGGAAGAAAGCACGCTATATCTTTTGGGTTCCATTCATTTCATGAAGAAAGATGCATATCCTCTCGGTGAAACAATCAGGAATGCGTTCGAAAAAGCAGATATCCTTGTTGTTGAGGCGAATATTGACGATGTGAGCAAAGCAGACATGCAGAAATTGCTCGAAACCGCATTCTATCCGGGAAATGATTCGCTGCAAAACCATGTCTCGGGGGAGACCTATGAACTGGTGAAAAAGAAATTTGAACAGTTCAATATTCCCCCGCTGATTCTTGACAGGCAGAAACCCTGGATTCTTGCCTTAACACTCGAATCCCTTGAGCTTGCCGGACTGGGGTACACTCCGGAGTACGGAATTGACATGCATTTTCTTACACTTGCTTCCGGAAAAAAGAAGATCAGGGAGCTCGAGAGCATTGACTCCCAGATAGCCCTTCTGTCGGGCTTTCCCGACAGAGATCAGGAAGCTCTTCTGTTGTATACGATGAAGAATCTGGAATCGTTCGGAAAGGAAGTGGATGGTCTGGTTGCAGCATGGAGATCAGGGGATGCAGAACGCATGGAATCCCTGATAATAAAGAGCATTCCGGATGACCAGCGACTGGCTGCCATTTATGAGAAGATCATTTTTGAAAGGAATACCTCAATGACTGCGCGAATCGAAGATTTCCTGCGGACAAAAGAATCGTATTTTGTTATCGTGGGAGCAGGACATCTGGTCGGCTCAAGGGGCATTATAGAAAGGCTGAAACAGAAAGGATACCGCGTAACTCAGCGATAA
- a CDS encoding NYN domain-containing protein has translation MDGYNLIGIYHEDLKRQRDMLIESLIAYRKRKGHDITVVFDGWKTGQGHEHHGVTGGVRVIYSGIGENADAVIKRLVSSVKRQWIVITSDRDIADHAWSRDSVPVASEDFLRVISRREPPYDEKNGPSEEYHRPSGKGNPRRISKKAKAVGRALSKL, from the coding sequence ATCGACGGGTATAACCTCATCGGCATATACCATGAAGACCTGAAAAGGCAACGTGACATGCTGATCGAAAGCCTGATTGCCTACAGAAAAAGAAAGGGGCATGACATCACGGTGGTGTTTGACGGATGGAAAACAGGGCAGGGACATGAACATCATGGAGTCACCGGCGGTGTGCGTGTTATATATTCGGGGATCGGGGAAAACGCTGATGCGGTCATAAAGCGCCTTGTCTCCTCTGTCAAACGCCAGTGGATCGTTATTACGTCGGACAGGGATATCGCTGACCATGCATGGTCGAGGGATTCCGTGCCGGTGGCATCAGAGGATTTTCTCCGAGTCATTAGCAGAAGGGAGCCGCCGTATGATGAAAAAAACGGACCCTCGGAGGAATATCACAGACCTTCAGGGAAAGGGAACCCGAGAAGGATCTCCAAAAAGGCAAAGGCTGTCGGAAGGGCTCTGAGCAAGCTTTGA
- a CDS encoding phosphatase PAP2 family protein yields MGGITRNLGKQRPGDTVTILFLMFLFFLTVLFYPVIPKAPVLLLLYSGLLAGQIMFFKLRNSGKFLSFFYDLIFPTICVLAVFDSLEWVVHYVNPEDIDPLLIRLDYLIFGNHPTVMLESVMHPLMTDLLQIAYTTYYFIPISLGVLLLRSNQREEFNKSLFLILFCFYLSYLGYLLFPALGPRFTIAHLQSAELQGLFVTEPLQNLLNRLEGIKRDAFPSGHTGIVLTVLYLSYRYRRRFFLVVFPVAMALLFSTVYCRYHYVVDVIAGSVLTLITIVFGEWYYAWWKKTRALHS; encoded by the coding sequence ATGGGCGGGATCACAAGAAACCTCGGGAAACAGAGACCAGGAGATACAGTAACCATTCTCTTCCTCATGTTTCTTTTTTTTCTTACGGTACTGTTTTATCCCGTCATACCAAAGGCACCTGTGCTGCTGCTCCTGTATTCCGGCCTTCTTGCAGGACAGATCATGTTCTTCAAACTGAGAAACAGCGGGAAGTTCCTCAGTTTTTTCTATGATCTGATATTTCCGACCATATGCGTGCTTGCAGTTTTTGACAGTCTTGAGTGGGTTGTGCACTACGTGAATCCGGAGGATATTGACCCGCTGCTGATCCGGCTTGACTATCTGATATTTGGCAATCATCCTACCGTGATGCTTGAAAGCGTCATGCACCCTTTGATGACAGATCTGCTGCAGATAGCATATACAACATACTATTTCATTCCGATAAGCCTCGGAGTGCTCCTTCTGCGAAGCAATCAGAGGGAAGAATTCAACAAATCATTGTTCCTGATTCTGTTCTGCTTTTATCTCTCCTATCTCGGCTATCTCCTTTTTCCTGCCCTTGGTCCGAGATTTACCATAGCCCATCTCCAATCGGCGGAACTGCAGGGGCTCTTTGTTACCGAACCACTGCAGAACCTCCTGAACAGGCTTGAGGGAATAAAGAGGGATGCGTTTCCCAGCGGGCATACCGGCATTGTGCTCACGGTGCTCTATCTTTCCTACCGTTACAGAAGAAGGTTTTTTCTGGTGGTTTTCCCTGTTGCGATGGCCCTTCTGTTCTCGACAGTCTACTGCCGCTATCATTATGTGGTGGATGTA